The following coding sequences lie in one Oncorhynchus kisutch isolate 150728-3 linkage group LG27, Okis_V2, whole genome shotgun sequence genomic window:
- the LOC109871760 gene encoding WD repeat-containing protein 37 isoform X2, translating into MPVESGSSAASRQAKQKRKSHSLSIRRTNSTEQERTGLQREMLEGQDSKLPLSLRSNLLDLFGQIEREFENLYIENIELRREIETLNDRLTAEGQTIDGGDLTKGALKTKASHSTSQLSQKLKTTYKASTSKIVSSFKATTSRAVCQLVKEYVGHRDGIWDLSVTRTQPVVLGTASADHSAMLWSIETGKCLLKYVGHAGSVNSIKFHPTEQMALTASGDQTAHIWRYMVQLPTPQPVADISTPCDDDIDFSDKDEADGDGEGPNECPSIRMASTTLRSHQGVVIAADWLVGGKQVVTASWDRAANLYDVETSELVHSLTGHDQELTHCCTHPTQRLVVTSSRDTTFRLWDFRDPSIHSVNVFQGHTDTVTSAVFTVGDNVVSGSDDRTVKVWDLKNMRSPIATIRTDSAVNRISVSVSQRIIALPHDNRQVRLFDMSGVRLARLPHSNRQGHRRMVCCSAWCEDNSSCNLFSCGFDRQAIGWNINIPALLQEK; encoded by the exons ATGCCTGTCGAAAGTGGAAGCAGTGCAGCTTCTCGCCAGGCCAAGCAGAAGCGCAAGTCCCACAGCCTGTCCATCCGCCGGACCAACAGCACAGAGCAGGAGCGCACAGGTTTACAGAGGGAGATGTTGGAGGGCCAG GATTCCAAATTGCCATTGTCTTTGAGAAGCAATCTTCTGGACCTGTTTGGCCAGATTGAGAGAGAGTTTGAAAACCTCTACATTGAAAACATTGAGT TGCGTAGAGAGATTGAAACACTGAACGATCGTTTGACAGCTGAAGGACAAACCATCGATGGGGGAGATTTGACAAAGGGGGCACTTAAAACAAAAG CAAGTCATAGCACAAGTCAACTTTCACAAAAACTGAAGACCACTTATAAGGCATCTACAAGCAAG ATCGTTTCCAGTTTTAAAGCCACCACGTCCAGAGCCGTGTGCCAGCTGGTCAAGGAGTATGTAGGTCACAGGGATGGCATATGGGACCTGAGTGTCACCAGGACACAGCCCGTGGTGCTGGGCACAGCTTCGGCAG ATCACAGTGCCATGCTATGGAGCATCGAGACTGGGAAGTGCCTCCTGAAGTATGTGGGTCATGCAGGATCAG TTAACTCTATCAAGTTCCATCCCACGGAACAGATGGCTCTTACAG CGTCTGGTGACCAGACAGCCCATATCTGGAGGTACATGGTGCAGCTGCCCACCCCACAGCCTGTAGCCGATATCAGT ACGCCCTGTGACGACGACATAGACTTCTCAGATAAGGATGAGGCTGACGGGGACGGTGAGGGCCCTAACGAGTGTCCCTCCATCCGCATGGCTTCCACTACCCTCAGGAGCCACCAGGGGGTTGTCATCGCTGCAGACTGGCTGGTGGGGGGCAAGCAGGTGGTTACCGCCTCCTGGGACCGGGCTGCCAACCTGTATGATGTGGAGACTTCTGAGCTCGTCCACTCACTCACTG GCCACGACCAGGAGCTGACCCATTGCTGCACCCACCCCACCCAGCGTCTGGTGGTCACCTCGTCCAGAGACACCACCTTCCGTCTGTGGGACTTCAGAGACCCCTCCATCCACTCTGTCAACGTGTTCCAGGGACACACCGA CACGGTGACATCAGCAGTGTTCACTGTGGGGGACAATGTGGTGTCTGGGAGTGACGATCGCACCGTCAAGGTCTGGGACCTCAAGAACATGAGGTCACCCATAGCAACAATCCGCACAGACTCTGCAGTCAATAG GATAAGCGTGTCGGTGAGTCAAAGAATCATTGCTCTTCCTCACGACAATCGACAAGTTCGGCTGTTTGACATGTCAGGAGTGCGGCTGGCTCGACTCCCACACAGCAACAGACAG GGCCACCGGCGCATGGTGTGCTGCTCAGCCTGGTGTGAGGACAACTCCTCCTGTAACCTCTTCAGCTGTGGCTTCGACAGGCAGGCCATCGGATGGAACATCAACATCCCAGCTCTGCTGCAGGAGAAGTGA
- the LOC109871760 gene encoding WD repeat-containing protein 37 isoform X1 yields the protein MPVESGSSAASRQAKQKRKSHSLSIRRTNSTEQERTGLQREMLEGQDSKLPLSLRSNLLDLFGQIEREFENLYIENIELRREIETLNDRLTAEGQTIDGGDLTKGALKTKASHSTSQLSQKLKTTYKASTSKIVSSFKATTSRAVCQLVKEYVGHRDGIWDLSVTRTQPVVLGTASADHSAMLWSIETGKCLLKYVGHAGSVNSIKFHPTEQMALTASGDQTAHIWRYMVQLPTPQPVADISQTPCDDDIDFSDKDEADGDGEGPNECPSIRMASTTLRSHQGVVIAADWLVGGKQVVTASWDRAANLYDVETSELVHSLTGHDQELTHCCTHPTQRLVVTSSRDTTFRLWDFRDPSIHSVNVFQGHTDTVTSAVFTVGDNVVSGSDDRTVKVWDLKNMRSPIATIRTDSAVNRISVSVSQRIIALPHDNRQVRLFDMSGVRLARLPHSNRQGHRRMVCCSAWCEDNSSCNLFSCGFDRQAIGWNINIPALLQEK from the exons ATGCCTGTCGAAAGTGGAAGCAGTGCAGCTTCTCGCCAGGCCAAGCAGAAGCGCAAGTCCCACAGCCTGTCCATCCGCCGGACCAACAGCACAGAGCAGGAGCGCACAGGTTTACAGAGGGAGATGTTGGAGGGCCAG GATTCCAAATTGCCATTGTCTTTGAGAAGCAATCTTCTGGACCTGTTTGGCCAGATTGAGAGAGAGTTTGAAAACCTCTACATTGAAAACATTGAGT TGCGTAGAGAGATTGAAACACTGAACGATCGTTTGACAGCTGAAGGACAAACCATCGATGGGGGAGATTTGACAAAGGGGGCACTTAAAACAAAAG CAAGTCATAGCACAAGTCAACTTTCACAAAAACTGAAGACCACTTATAAGGCATCTACAAGCAAG ATCGTTTCCAGTTTTAAAGCCACCACGTCCAGAGCCGTGTGCCAGCTGGTCAAGGAGTATGTAGGTCACAGGGATGGCATATGGGACCTGAGTGTCACCAGGACACAGCCCGTGGTGCTGGGCACAGCTTCGGCAG ATCACAGTGCCATGCTATGGAGCATCGAGACTGGGAAGTGCCTCCTGAAGTATGTGGGTCATGCAGGATCAG TTAACTCTATCAAGTTCCATCCCACGGAACAGATGGCTCTTACAG CGTCTGGTGACCAGACAGCCCATATCTGGAGGTACATGGTGCAGCTGCCCACCCCACAGCCTGTAGCCGATATCAGT CAGACGCCCTGTGACGACGACATAGACTTCTCAGATAAGGATGAGGCTGACGGGGACGGTGAGGGCCCTAACGAGTGTCCCTCCATCCGCATGGCTTCCACTACCCTCAGGAGCCACCAGGGGGTTGTCATCGCTGCAGACTGGCTGGTGGGGGGCAAGCAGGTGGTTACCGCCTCCTGGGACCGGGCTGCCAACCTGTATGATGTGGAGACTTCTGAGCTCGTCCACTCACTCACTG GCCACGACCAGGAGCTGACCCATTGCTGCACCCACCCCACCCAGCGTCTGGTGGTCACCTCGTCCAGAGACACCACCTTCCGTCTGTGGGACTTCAGAGACCCCTCCATCCACTCTGTCAACGTGTTCCAGGGACACACCGA CACGGTGACATCAGCAGTGTTCACTGTGGGGGACAATGTGGTGTCTGGGAGTGACGATCGCACCGTCAAGGTCTGGGACCTCAAGAACATGAGGTCACCCATAGCAACAATCCGCACAGACTCTGCAGTCAATAG GATAAGCGTGTCGGTGAGTCAAAGAATCATTGCTCTTCCTCACGACAATCGACAAGTTCGGCTGTTTGACATGTCAGGAGTGCGGCTGGCTCGACTCCCACACAGCAACAGACAG GGCCACCGGCGCATGGTGTGCTGCTCAGCCTGGTGTGAGGACAACTCCTCCTGTAACCTCTTCAGCTGTGGCTTCGACAGGCAGGCCATCGGATGGAACATCAACATCCCAGCTCTGCTGCAGGAGAAGTGA